From Gossypium raimondii isolate GPD5lz chromosome 11, ASM2569854v1, whole genome shotgun sequence:
TTATCAAACCAGAGTGTATTTTCCGtcttataaatattgtttttttacttcaaaaaaaaaaaatcaatttgatacACCATGCTGTAGATACATGAAATatactcaaatttttttatataattctatGGAAAAAAGcttttgaaatttgaacttACCTATATTAGATGTATGTATTTCAGACTGCCATTCTCATGTCTGAGAGTATAGCTGGTAATCATGATTTGTGAGTCTTTTCAGTTAACCATTTTCCTGATAATAGATTGCTCTAAAAACAGAAATCAGCGAACATTCCGCCCAAAAAAAAGTGCACCCTCAGGAAGTAAGGTTGGTTATTTTTGTTCCTTTTcgtaatgaaaaataattaatatattttatctctGCTTGTTAGAATTTGATGTGACACGTTCCCTATCATTTTGCTTGAATCTTTGGGATTGTTGATGTGACCGCTGATCACCTTCCTAATTTATTCCCTTggtaaatgtatatatttatcaGTAAGAATTTCTTGAGTGTGAACTTGAAACTTTAGCATACTGGTCTGGAAGTATTCTACAAAGTGTCCAGATttagaatcaaaataaaagcaagcACAACTTAACAGCTAAGATCTAATGCATCAAAAATCATAAACAAGACCCTGGAAAGTTGGCTTCATTTGCAAAGCATACTAAGAAGAGAAGATCCCGAATCCTTGATCTAATTCCTTCTGCTGGCTCTTCTGCTTCTTGGATTTTTAGCTACTTAAATGGTTGTCATTAATACTGAAACTTGCTATTTCTATCTGTAAAGCAAGAATTCCCTTGACCATACCAACagatgaaaagaagaaaaaaagctGACTTTACCATTCATATTCCTATTTGATAaatttcattgcttttgaaGTCACTAATTCAACTAAATAACTTTACACTGTGATGTTCTACTTAAAATTCTCTGTGGCAAAGTGGAAATAGTACAAATTTCAATGCTCTACTGACATGCATTATGGTCCTACAGCCTCACCTGTAAGACCAACTCATGGATGTTCGAGGGTCTTATGTACATGTACTATAtgctataaatttttttactaaatggGGATCTACCTCTAAGCATGGTTAGTAGTACTGCTGTGTTTTGAACTTGACAATGATTGTATAACCTTTTAGAGGTTTCTCTCCATTTCTTCTGAACTGGCTTCTTTATAGTCTATATAAATACTTTCTGGACTTCATTCTGCTATATTAGTGGCTTAGCAGAATTTACAGTTCTCATCCAAGTACTGTAAACATGTAATGCAGGGTGCACAGCTTAAAAAGCACATTGATGCTACCTTGGGCAGTGGAAACCTAAGGGAAGCAGTAAGGCTACCCCCAGGGGAGGATTTACATGAATGGCTCGCAGTCAATAGTATATATCTTGCTCCCTCTCTTTCTTTCCAGCTCACACCCTGCACGCACATGCAAAGAATCAGAATaattccttatttatttaaacttgTGTATAATTTATCCATGAATATTCGACGTTTGGTGTGGCCATGCTGTAAGTTACTTTCATGagctcatttatttttattgaatttattagcTGATTTTTGATAGAATGTTTTAGTACATTTTCTTTCCTATTTCTAGGTTACTACCTAATTTCATTGGAACTCATTGCTTAAATTTAACTGTTGGATCATTTTCAGCTGTGGATTTCTTCAATCAAGTGAATCTGCTCTATGGCACCCTTACAGAGTTTTGTACTCCTGAGAACTGTCCTACAATGACTGCAGGCCCTAAGTATGACATATTGAACCAGATTCCTTTTGCCTTTTTCAACAAATTAATCATACAAATCCGAGTCTTAAACTTTTCATCATGCTGTAATACTCTGTTGTTGATTGATTATTTGCTGCTCAACAAAACTTTATAGGTATGAATATAGATGGGCAGATGGTGTGCAGATCAAGAAACCTATCGAGGTTTCCGCCCCGAAATATGTTGAATATTTAATGGACTGGATCGAATCACAGCTTGATGATGAATCCATATTTCCTCAAAAGCTTGGTAAAAATCTTCATCATTCATGTGTTTAGTCATCTTTAATTCTTTGTGATGAAGTCTGACATTCTGTCATCTAGagaaagttgtttatctatatATGATGACAACAATGTTGGATAACATACTGCcctctttaattttttgattGTGTCTGTGCTAAATACTTGCCTATGTTTAACTGCATATTTCAAATTTGCTAGGTGTAGCATTTCCTTCCAACTTCAATGAGGTCGTGAAGACAATATTCAAAAGACTGTTCCGAGTATATGCCCACATCTATCACTCACACTTCCAGAAAATTGTGAGCCTTAAGGAAGAAGCCCATTTGAACACATGCTTCAAGCATTTCATACTGTTTACTTGTGTAAGTCTTCTTCtgcttaataattaatatatatatatatatatttttaattctctaCCCTCTTTTCCAAGGCAGGCCTCTACCACTTGTTTACGTACTAGTGCTACTAAATAACAGTCATCATGTTGAACAATCCTGTTCAAATTTGTTGCAATATGGATATAGCTAAACCTTTCtccttttatatgtatatttacttatttatttttgtagtgGGTGATGTTTTGTTTACTATATAATTTGTGAGAACGAAATGCATGCCACATATGTTTAATGGTATTTGTAGAAGAATCTCTTATATAATCAAGAGACAAGAATATAGGTTTGTACAATGAGAAATCggcatgtaaatatatatattctttttttttttcattttaagtagcAAGACGGCAAACTATGGATGTAGTTTAATTTAAGTGTTGAAATGTTCTCTTAATCTCTGAAACATTCATTAGAAGGTACAAGAAACATGCATAGTTGATTAGAAAGTTATTGGTTTAATTCAATTCACGGTTTTGCATCTGCAGGAATTCGGGCTGATCGACAAGAAAGAGTTAGCTCCACTTCAAGAGCTCATTGAATCCATCATAGTCCCTTGCTAAATATATAAGGGTTTAATTCAATTCCCCTTAAAAATCTCCGTTTTTCTTatgattttacatttttatcacatattttttattcaagccCTGACAGGCCGGCAGCCCCCTTGTGTCATCCCAGCTTGATGCTTGCATCTGTTGGACTTAAGTCttcaatattcttttatttaaattaatcaagGAAATCCAATATGGACATATCACATAATATGCATACATTACTCTAAAACATGCAATTCTTGAAAAATTCTCTCCTagttttaaggatttaatttttaattactcataCTATTAAGAATCTAATATTCTACCGACTGATTACATGAATGTTGACTATTAGAGTTccagttttattatataatgaaTACAATAATTTTGGTAGATGTTGAAAACTGTGGCACCGATCGTCATAAATAGTGATTTGGTCAAAATTATGAGTAGTTGGAAAGGAGTATCTATAAGATAGGTCGGGGTGGTGTGGGACAATTTTAGACATTAGGTTATTGGACAGCAAGGCTGCTGCCACTCCATGACCATGACACAACCATCCCTTCTTCCATCGTTTAGGGATGTGATCTTTTTCTTGACATTTCAACTATATTGCCTATTCCTCTTAACTTAATTAACAGCATTTTTCTATAGCGACTACTCCCAATCCCATACATGCTGTAGTAGTAAATATTTAGCAACAATAATGCTATCATAAATACtggtttaaatataaaacaagtgcttcttctttgtttcttttgagaAAGGAACGATTcattaaaccaaattaattagTGCGATACATAGGCAGTTTGTCTATGTCATCCATAGCTAAAGTTGACATAAAGTTGGGAAGTTCAAAATACACAACGTAATTAtcatagttttaaaaaaagactaaatttaatgCCTTTGCATTTAAGGGTATTTGCACAATGGTTGCCTTTTCggaaaataatttgattattttaggtCTCCAAAAATGTCTttcatcaataatttaaataagaatataGTTTTCGGAGGAATTATTAGTAATTCAACCTAAAAGAAACAActcaaatttggaattttgcaTTTGTGCTTTCATTTgatataatttcatttctttatttttataatatcatcaattactctaaataaataatatctttAACTATTCCAATTAAATGCTAACctttccaaaataaaatctcaaattattTAACTGCATAATAAAGGGACTGAAACAATAATTCAcaattttttgagtaaattaagataaaattaataatttctgataaaaaaaattaacggCTAATGTAAGAATTGGGTATAACTTAGAGGCTAATCTACGCAAAAAGccaaattaagaaataataacaaatgaCAGACTCTTGAAAAGACAAAAACCCGATACACAAAGCAAAACGAAAACCGAGCCAAGCCTAACCATTATCCCTCGTTCTTATCATCTTCTCCCTCGTTTCTCTCCTCCATACTTTGAATTTGTATTCCCAGTATATAGCTATGGTTCTTAGCTGA
This genomic window contains:
- the LOC105802015 gene encoding MOB kinase activator-like 1A isoform X2 yields the protein MQRIRIIPYLFKLVYNLSMNIRRLVWPCSVDFFNQVNLLYGTLTEFCTPENCPTMTAGPKYEYRWADGVQIKKPIEVSAPKYVEYLMDWIESQLDDESIFPQKLGVAFPSNFNEVVKTIFKRLFRVYAHIYHSHFQKIVSLKEEAHLNTCFKHFILFTCEFGLIDKKELAPLQELIESIIVPC
- the LOC105802015 gene encoding MOB kinase activator-like 1A isoform X1, which gives rise to MSLFGLGRNQRTFRPKKSAPSGSKGAQLKKHIDATLGSGNLREAVRLPPGEDLHEWLAVNTVDFFNQVNLLYGTLTEFCTPENCPTMTAGPKYEYRWADGVQIKKPIEVSAPKYVEYLMDWIESQLDDESIFPQKLGVAFPSNFNEVVKTIFKRLFRVYAHIYHSHFQKIVSLKEEAHLNTCFKHFILFTCEFGLIDKKELAPLQELIESIIVPC